From candidate division WOR-3 bacterium:
TGGAATTCTTATAATATTTTTTAACTATTTCTATACAGCAGTAATCCTAAATCCAAAGGATATAGCTGATAATTTACAGAAATATTCAGGGTTTATTCCTGGAGTTAGACCTGGAGATAAAACTGCTGAATATATTGATAATGTTTTGAAAAGGATACTTCTTCCTGGTGGAATTTTTATAGCTCTTATTGCTATTTTGCCTTATTATATTTCAAAAATTACAAATGTTCCCTTTTATTTTGGTGGAACAAGGCTCTTGATAATAATAGGTGTTGCACAGGACACACTTCAGCAGATAGAATCACATCTTTTAACAAGGCAGTATGAGGGATTATTACAGAAAGGTAGATTCAGAGGAAGAAGAGGTTAATGAGAGTTTTATTCCTTGGACCACCTGGTGCAGGTAAAGGGACACAGGCAAAAAAAATATCAGAGGATTACAATATTCCTGTAATTGCAACCGGTGATCTTTTGAGAGATAATGTTAAAAGAGGGACTGAACTCGGAAAGCTTGCTAAAAAATATATGGATGAGGGAACCCTTGTTCCTGATGAAATTATGTTAAAAATTGTTGAAGAAGCTATAAAAGATTTAAATGAGTTTATTCTTGATGGATTTCCAAGAACAATCCCTCAGGCAGAGGGTCTTGACACTATTTTAAAAAAATTAAATAAAAGTTTAACTCATGTTATATA
This genomic window contains:
- a CDS encoding adenylate kinase; protein product: MRVLFLGPPGAGKGTQAKKISEDYNIPVIATGDLLRDNVKRGTELGKLAKKYMDEGTLVPDEIMLKIVEEAIKDLNEFILDGFPRTIPQAEGLDTILKKLNKSLTHVIYFDVDDEEIIRRLSSRRVCPKCNKIYNLIFNPPKKGEFCDECDIKLITRDDDKEEVIRKRLSVFRENTYPLVDYYKKKGILHVINGKGKAEEIECKIKEIFV